A genomic region of Oceaniferula marina contains the following coding sequences:
- the rplQ gene encoding 50S ribosomal protein L17 has protein sequence MRHRKKTVKLQRDAAHRRSLLANLACSLIEHGRIKTTVAKAKALRPVAEKMVTLAKRGDVHARRQAIAFLRQKSAVKKLFTEIGPACEDRQGGYCRITKLGARMTDSAPMAYIEWTDIEDMAVAGTSEDE, from the coding sequence ATGAGACACAGAAAAAAAACTGTCAAACTGCAACGTGACGCCGCACACCGTCGTTCACTGCTCGCTAACCTCGCCTGCAGCCTAATCGAGCACGGCCGCATCAAAACAACCGTCGCTAAGGCCAAGGCCCTGCGCCCGGTAGCAGAAAAAATGGTTACTCTCGCCAAGCGTGGCGACGTCCATGCCCGCCGCCAGGCCATCGCCTTCCTTCGTCAGAAGAGTGCTGTAAAGAAACTCTTCACCGAAATCGGACCCGCTTGCGAAGACCGTCAAGGTGGCTACTGCCGCATCACTAAACTCGGCGCACGCATGACAGACTCCGCCCCGATGGCTTACATCGAGTGGACTGACATCGAAGATATGGCAGTTGCCGGAACCAGCGAAGATGAATAG
- the asd gene encoding archaetidylserine decarboxylase (Phosphatidylserine decarboxylase is synthesized as a single chain precursor. Generation of the pyruvoyl active site from a Ser is coupled to cleavage of a Gly-Ser bond between the larger (beta) and smaller (alpha chains). It is an integral membrane protein.): MKDIEFYNRYTGKMETEQVYGEAFLKWAYGNPLGKAALHTLVKRPFFSRWYGGRMDLANSAQRIDSFIHDYDLDVSEFADEPKNYQSFNEFFYRKLKPSARPIANSSVVFPADGRHLGFANTNDIQGVFIKGQQFDVLKLLGDEKLADRYLGGSLVLSRLCPVDYHRYHFPVSGTASETQMINGPLFSVSPIALRKQLSYLWQNKRTITSIKTETMGTVIMMEIGATCVGSIQQTFTPKQPVQKGEEKGYFAFGGSSTLTLFEPDTIKIADDLLENSSKQIETYARMGDHLAEAKN, translated from the coding sequence ATGAAGGACATTGAATTCTACAATCGGTATACAGGAAAAATGGAAACCGAGCAGGTCTATGGCGAAGCCTTTTTGAAATGGGCCTATGGAAACCCACTAGGTAAGGCGGCGCTTCACACCTTGGTCAAACGTCCCTTTTTCTCTCGCTGGTATGGAGGCCGTATGGATCTGGCCAACAGCGCACAGCGAATCGATTCCTTTATCCACGACTATGACCTCGACGTCTCAGAATTTGCGGATGAACCGAAAAACTATCAATCGTTCAACGAGTTCTTCTATCGTAAACTCAAGCCTTCTGCGCGCCCAATAGCCAACAGCTCCGTGGTATTCCCAGCGGATGGGCGCCATCTCGGATTCGCCAACACCAATGACATTCAGGGCGTTTTTATCAAAGGGCAGCAATTTGATGTATTGAAACTGCTCGGAGACGAGAAGCTGGCGGATCGCTATCTGGGAGGAAGTCTCGTGCTTTCCCGTCTCTGTCCGGTCGATTACCACCGTTACCATTTTCCGGTCAGTGGCACCGCATCAGAGACCCAAATGATCAACGGTCCGCTCTTTTCCGTTTCTCCCATCGCGCTGAGAAAACAGCTTTCCTACCTCTGGCAAAACAAAAGAACCATCACCAGCATCAAAACAGAAACCATGGGAACGGTCATCATGATGGAAATCGGGGCAACCTGCGTGGGCTCAATCCAGCAGACATTCACCCCGAAACAGCCAGTCCAAAAAGGTGAAGAAAAAGGCTATTTTGCGTTCGGGGGTTCCTCCACACTTACCCTCTTCGAACCGGATACGATCAAGATTGCCGACGACCTGTTGGAAAACTCATCCAAACAAATCGAAACCTATGCCCGTATGGGAGACCATCTGGCAGAAGCCAAGAATTGA
- a CDS encoding thiamine-phosphate kinase, whose product MKRLADIGEDALIASLVEELGASEPSEGLVVGPGDDCAVIDVGDVERWQLLKTDAIVEGVHYAAATSGERVGWKAVARVVSDFAAMGGTPSQLLVTIAMPPNRELAYVQSIYRGLQRCARSFGAGICGGETTSVPDGGCAMISIAGTGWVQKDQLVLRSGGEAGDVVFVTGRLGGSIQGKHLDFTPRVEESAWLVEHFKPRAMMDLSDGLAQDLPRLAYASGLNYRLDHEMIPRTAGCSVDAALQDGEDFELLISMPSNKIAGLDSAWRERFPDLDLTAIGSLIPGKCSPLAGGWEHFRSESSEEPGASPRG is encoded by the coding sequence ATGAAACGACTGGCTGATATTGGAGAAGATGCGTTGATTGCATCCTTGGTAGAGGAATTGGGGGCGAGTGAGCCCTCAGAAGGGTTGGTTGTTGGTCCGGGCGATGATTGTGCGGTCATCGACGTCGGTGACGTGGAGCGGTGGCAGTTGCTCAAGACGGATGCCATTGTAGAAGGGGTTCATTATGCGGCTGCAACGTCCGGCGAGAGAGTTGGGTGGAAGGCCGTTGCGCGAGTTGTGAGTGATTTTGCGGCCATGGGGGGGACGCCTTCTCAATTGCTGGTGACTATCGCGATGCCTCCGAACCGTGAACTGGCTTACGTTCAATCGATTTACCGTGGATTACAGCGATGTGCACGCAGCTTTGGAGCTGGGATTTGTGGGGGGGAGACGACGTCGGTGCCTGACGGGGGCTGCGCGATGATTTCCATCGCAGGGACCGGATGGGTGCAAAAAGACCAACTGGTGTTGCGCTCCGGAGGGGAGGCGGGGGATGTGGTTTTTGTGACCGGAAGGTTGGGAGGTTCGATTCAGGGAAAACATCTGGATTTCACCCCTCGAGTTGAGGAATCGGCTTGGTTGGTGGAGCATTTTAAGCCTCGGGCCATGATGGATTTATCTGATGGCTTGGCTCAGGATCTCCCCCGGCTGGCATATGCCAGTGGCCTCAACTACCGGCTTGACCATGAGATGATCCCTCGAACCGCAGGCTGTTCTGTGGATGCCGCTCTTCAGGACGGGGAAGACTTTGAATTGCTCATCAGCATGCCTTCAAACAAGATCGCTGGCTTGGACTCTGCTTGGAGAGAGCGCTTCCCTGATCTTGACTTGACTGCAATTGGTTCATTGATTCCGGGGAAATGTTCTCCATTGGCTGGAGGCTGGGAGCACTTCCGGTCGGAATCTTCAGAGGAGCCCGGAGCATCGCCCCGTGGCTGA